The following is a genomic window from bacterium.
GTTTGCCGTACTCGCGTCTCCTTCGCCCGCGGGGGCGTCGCCCACGTCCAGGACGCCGCCGTATCCGGCCAGCGTGAAGCCTTCGTCGCGAATGAAGACGGTGAGCGTCAGCTTCGGCTTGTCGGGTGCCGAGGATTCCGCCTGCGCCTGATCCGGCTTGCCGCGAGCCGGCAGCGCCGTATCCACGATCGTCAGCGAGACGAATGACGCGGACAGCAAAAGGAACGGAATCAGGATGCAAAAGACGTTCAGCACGGGCAGGATGTTCAGATCCCGCTTGTCGTACTTCCCGTGTATGCGTTGGCTTGGTCGTCCCGCCACGGTCTTTCCTTAGTCTTTCGCGCCTGTCCTTAGGACGCCTGGCGCTTGTCCCGGTTCCGCGTGGTCAGCAGATTGATGAGCTTGACGGAATATTCGTCGATCTCGTCGATGATCTTGGTCGTGCTGCTCTCGATGAGCGCGTGCGCGAGCATGGACGGGATCGCCACGATGAGG
Proteins encoded in this region:
- a CDS encoding biopolymer transporter ExbD, yielding MAGRPSQRIHGKYDKRDLNILPVLNVFCILIPFLLLSASFVSLTIVDTALPARGKPDQAQAESSAPDKPKLTLTVFIRDEGFTLAGYGGVLDVGDAPAGEGDASTANRFVIEKKNGEYDWDKLLGNLKKVKESFPQHYSIILLPDNEISYGTIVKVMDISREYESTTPDGGRQQHWLFPSPVLAWSVK